The proteins below come from a single Triticum aestivum cultivar Chinese Spring chromosome 5D, IWGSC CS RefSeq v2.1, whole genome shotgun sequence genomic window:
- the LOC123123580 gene encoding SPX domain-containing protein 4, giving the protein MKFGKDFRSHLEGTLPDWKDKYLAYKALKKLIKTLPPDALAADQPPPPPPLPPPGRGDGGLGDWFARILDVELHKLNDFYMEREEWYVIRLQVLKERIERVKAKKNGAFTSKTEFTEEMLEIRRDFVLIHGEMILLQTYSSLNFAGLVKILKKYDKRTGGVLSLPFTQRARHQPFFTTEPLTRLVRECEANLEILFPVEDEVLESGSSSKAHNDAASRDPASSCDAETSEVYRSTLAAMKAIEGLKKASSTYNALSLARFFHGEDGEACSGAITSESSLSNSLTDSQVEDADKDDKEVQSKEQSSAQTDHNAEAERRGG; this is encoded by the exons ATGAAGTTCGGCAAGGATTTCCGGAGCCACCTGGAGGGCACGCTGCCGGACTGGAAGGACAAGTACCTCGCCTACAAGGCGCTCAAGAAGCTCATCAAGACGCTGCCgcccgacgccctcgccgccgaccagccgccgcccccgcctccCCTGCCCCCGCCCGGGCGCGGTGACGGCGGCCTCGGGGACTGGTTCGCCCGGATCCTCGACGTCGAGCTCCACAAGCTCAACGACTTCTACATGGAGAGGGAGGAGTGGTACGTCATCCGCCTCCAG GTGCTAAAGGAGAGGATTGAGCGAGTCAAAGCTAAGAAGAATGGTGCTTTTACATCCAAAACTGAGTTCACTGAAGAAATGTTAGAGATACGTAGAGATTTCGTGCTTATCCACGGCGAAATGATACTTCTACAGACCTACAGCTCCCTGAATTTTGCTG GGCTGGTGAAGATACTGAAGAAGTATGACAAAAGAACAGGCGGCGTTCTCAGCCTACCTTTCACTCAGCGAGCTCGCCACCAACCATTTTTCACCACTGAGCCGTTAACAAGACTTGTTCGAGAATGTGAGGCTAATCTTGAAATCCTTTTCCCTGTCGAAGATGAAGTACTCGAGTCTGGTTCCTCTTCAAAGGCTCACAATGATGCGGCTAGTCGTGACCCAGCTTCATCTTGCGACGCAGAAACCTCAGAGGTGTACCGAAGCACACTCGCAGCAATGAAAGCGATAGAGGGCCTCAAGAAAGCCAGCTCTACTTACAATGCCCTGTCTCTCGCTAGGTTCTTCCATGGAGAGGATGGTGAAGCTTGTTCGGGCGCCATAACTTCTGAGAGCTCGCTGTCAAATTCCTTGACAGATTCCCAGGTTGAAGATGCAGATAAGGACGATAAGGAGGTGCAATCAAAGGAGCAGAGCTCTGCTCAGACTGACCATAACGCGGAAGCGGAGCGACGCGGTGGATAA